Proteins found in one Actinomycetota bacterium genomic segment:
- a CDS encoding YciI family protein, which produces MRYMILLKAAQPAGPPPPDLMEAIAKLGEEATMAGALLDTAGLAPSADAARVQLTGGRLSVTDGPFTEAKEMISYALYQVRTKEEAVEWASRFLRLHRDQWEGWEGEAEVLRLLGPEDFAPPA; this is translated from the coding sequence ATGCGCTACATGATTCTGCTGAAGGCCGCGCAGCCCGCCGGCCCGCCGCCGCCCGATCTCATGGAGGCGATCGCCAAGCTCGGGGAGGAGGCCACCATGGCCGGGGCGCTGCTCGACACTGCCGGGCTGGCCCCGAGCGCAGACGCCGCGCGGGTCCAGCTCACCGGCGGGCGGCTGAGCGTCACCGACGGGCCGTTCACCGAGGCCAAGGAGATGATCAGCTACGCCCTGTACCAGGTGCGGACAAAGGAGGAGGCCGTCGAGTGGGCCTCCCGCTTCCTGCGGCTGCATCGGGACCAGTGGGAAGGCTGGGAAGGCGAGGCCGAGGTGTTGCGGCTGCTGGGCCCCGAGGACTTCGCGCCACCCGCCTGA
- a CDS encoding sigma factor: MTATHPHRAVEAVWRIESARIVAGLARMVGDVGLAEELAQDALVIALEHWPEHGIPDNPGAWLMATAKRRAIDHFRRAKMLERKHRELG; the protein is encoded by the coding sequence ATGACGGCCACCCATCCGCATCGCGCGGTCGAAGCGGTCTGGCGGATCGAGTCAGCCAGGATCGTCGCCGGGCTCGCCCGGATGGTGGGCGACGTCGGCCTGGCCGAGGAGCTGGCGCAGGACGCGCTCGTGATCGCGCTCGAGCACTGGCCCGAGCACGGCATCCCCGACAACCCCGGCGCCTGGCTGATGGCCACCGCGAAGCGCCGCGCCATCGACCACTTCCGCCGCGCCAAGATGCTCGAGCGCAAGCACCGCGAGCTGGGC